In Leptospira sp. WS58.C1, a single genomic region encodes these proteins:
- a CDS encoding MarR family winged helix-turn-helix transcriptional regulator — MNPRTIIYLISRIRDEFHRRLNSELKDKGLGQLTTTHADILFALAMSKRVPMQDIARMIDRDKSTLTALVDKLQDLGYVERVRDTQDQRVVNLQLTRKAYSIRPVMLGISRSLLAGLYKGFTEPEKKDLVRLLDKLYKNLK; from the coding sequence ATGAATCCTCGCACGATCATTTATCTGATTTCTAGGATCAGGGACGAATTCCATAGGAGATTGAATTCCGAACTGAAGGACAAGGGCCTCGGTCAATTGACGACTACTCATGCGGATATTTTATTCGCTTTGGCAATGTCTAAAAGAGTTCCGATGCAAGACATTGCTCGGATGATAGATAGGGACAAGTCTACTCTGACTGCGCTTGTGGATAAACTACAAGATTTAGGTTACGTGGAAAGAGTTCGAGACACACAAGACCAGAGGGTGGTGAATCTGCAATTAACTCGCAAGGCTTATTCAATTCGTCCTGTGATGCTTGGTATCTCCAGATCATTACTCGCAGGTCTTTATAAAGGGTTTACCGAGCCGGAAAAGAAGGATCTTGTCCGGCTTTTGGATAAACTTTACAAAAATCTAAAGTAG
- a CDS encoding class I SAM-dependent DNA methyltransferase — MIVPCEDSVDSDKEDPDPKKKEKALGQFFTPSDLVEPMLEWVSETKAVLEGNKIKVLDPGMGEGIFFQEFQNRFTDVDSEFYGWEIDPILYEKCVRNKERAGISKNRFHLMLGDFLQDEKKEYYDIILCNPPYLRLSHSKHGKKMIRQFAEDIKEEIPGTANLYVFFLLRILRLLAPGGRASILVPYEFLNAGYGVPIKKAIIQSGYLRRILILNSSWSLFAGAVTSSCILFLENSRTNEEGFLWSRTSSFIKGESIELSEMVWRKVRPDAEAKWTRLLSDNSEQIQKIKNDDKNSPNNNYVTMSEDIRQGWVPIKEFGSFRRGIATGDNGYFLLSEKDASNLSIPKNYLRSSIPKAQYALSPFFTGDDWNTLKSQGAKVWLLDAKEVPNNEEEEGINKYLEEGIKRGVPKRFLPSKRKPWHSQENRGPCRILATSFHREEVRFVFNQSPAVHLTCFHGFSAKPEYAHFEEYLFAYLITPHVRKELESRTREYAQGLRKVEPGDLNSLLVPDFRKLKEAEKEKIGKLLHNYRNMIRPWTPGRRQKGEKGIRNPEEEAVLKSIETEFLTGL; from the coding sequence ATGATTGTTCCATGTGAAGACTCAGTTGATTCTGATAAAGAAGACCCGGATCCTAAGAAGAAAGAAAAAGCTTTAGGACAATTTTTCACGCCTTCCGACTTGGTCGAGCCTATGCTAGAATGGGTTTCCGAGACTAAGGCCGTTCTGGAAGGAAATAAAATCAAAGTGTTGGATCCAGGTATGGGGGAAGGAATTTTTTTCCAAGAATTCCAGAACCGTTTTACCGATGTAGACAGCGAGTTTTACGGTTGGGAGATCGATCCGATCCTATATGAGAAGTGTGTACGGAATAAAGAGAGAGCCGGAATATCCAAAAATCGTTTTCATTTGATGCTCGGGGACTTTCTGCAAGATGAAAAGAAAGAATATTACGATATCATTCTCTGCAATCCTCCTTATCTCCGATTGAGCCATTCTAAACATGGAAAAAAAATGATCAGACAATTCGCGGAGGACATCAAAGAGGAAATCCCAGGTACTGCGAACTTATACGTATTCTTTTTACTTCGTATACTAAGGCTCTTGGCGCCAGGAGGAAGGGCATCCATACTTGTTCCTTATGAATTCTTGAATGCCGGATACGGAGTTCCGATAAAAAAAGCGATCATTCAATCAGGATATCTTCGTCGTATACTAATCTTAAATTCTTCCTGGTCCTTGTTCGCAGGAGCTGTGACATCTTCCTGTATACTATTCCTGGAAAATTCAAGAACGAACGAAGAAGGTTTTCTTTGGTCTAGAACCTCATCATTCATTAAAGGAGAAAGTATAGAGCTTTCCGAGATGGTTTGGAGAAAGGTCCGTCCCGATGCAGAGGCAAAGTGGACTAGATTATTGAGCGACAACTCGGAACAGATACAAAAAATAAAAAATGATGATAAAAATTCACCTAACAATAATTATGTGACTATGTCCGAAGATATTCGTCAAGGATGGGTCCCTATTAAGGAATTCGGAAGTTTTAGGAGAGGAATCGCGACAGGGGACAACGGATATTTTCTTTTATCCGAAAAAGACGCTTCGAACTTATCCATTCCTAAAAACTATCTTAGATCTTCTATTCCGAAAGCTCAGTACGCACTTTCTCCTTTTTTTACCGGAGATGATTGGAACACTTTGAAGTCACAAGGAGCCAAGGTCTGGCTTTTGGACGCTAAAGAGGTCCCGAACAACGAGGAAGAAGAAGGTATCAACAAATATTTGGAAGAAGGGATCAAAAGAGGTGTTCCTAAACGTTTTCTTCCATCTAAAAGAAAACCATGGCATTCTCAGGAGAACAGAGGACCTTGCAGGATCTTGGCAACTTCTTTTCATAGGGAAGAAGTACGATTCGTTTTTAACCAAAGTCCCGCAGTACATCTCACTTGTTTTCACGGATTTTCCGCAAAGCCCGAGTATGCTCATTTCGAAGAATATTTATTTGCTTATTTGATCACCCCTCATGTTCGCAAAGAATTGGAATCTAGAACTAGAGAATACGCCCAAGGGCTAAGAAAAGTAGAACCTGGAGATCTGAATTCTCTTCTTGTACCCGATTTCAGAAAATTAAAAGAAGCGGAGAAGGAGAAGATCGGAAAATTACTCCATAATTACAGGAATATGATCCGTCCTTGGACCCCGGGCCGTAGACAAAAAGGGGAAAAAGGGATCAGAAACCCGGAAGAAGAAGCGGTACTCAAAAGTATTGAGACCGAATTCCTTACCGGGCTATAA
- a CDS encoding ankyrin repeat domain-containing protein, whose product MLVFVCSLAVQANTELDKQFLSAVKEGDLKKVELLLNQGATVDAKDEEGRTAIMLAEGEDVVEFLIKHGANINAQDADGNSVLFYRLLPILKVKIPDMDDLAEAKRLIESGAQVEYTARKGEDQKPVSLLNMAIRNQSLVLVKFLIENGANPNHDPGGIEEYPLFLAVGGASSPPNLAIVEFLLANGSKAVFTSRLKDANTPNGTHQIGARNAFHYATEPKQTDLKILDVLAKAGTNLNHRDAEGKTPLMEAIQRKNISVAQKLIQLGADLTLADNQGKTALDLAKEYHLDEIERILTEKLSSKTQ is encoded by the coding sequence ATGCTCGTTTTCGTCTGCAGTTTAGCGGTTCAGGCCAATACCGAGCTGGACAAACAGTTTTTATCCGCAGTAAAAGAAGGCGACCTCAAAAAGGTAGAATTACTTCTGAACCAAGGTGCCACAGTGGACGCAAAGGACGAGGAAGGCCGCACTGCGATCATGCTCGCCGAAGGTGAGGATGTAGTAGAGTTTCTTATTAAACACGGGGCGAATATAAACGCCCAGGATGCGGATGGGAATTCCGTATTATTCTATCGTTTGCTCCCTATCCTAAAAGTAAAGATCCCGGATATGGATGATCTAGCCGAGGCAAAACGCCTAATCGAGTCAGGAGCTCAGGTAGAATACACCGCTCGAAAAGGTGAGGACCAAAAACCGGTTTCTTTACTTAATATGGCGATCCGGAACCAAAGTCTTGTTTTAGTAAAATTTTTGATAGAGAACGGAGCCAATCCGAATCATGATCCGGGTGGGATCGAAGAATATCCACTCTTCTTGGCTGTTGGTGGAGCCTCTTCTCCTCCTAATTTGGCGATTGTAGAATTTTTATTAGCGAACGGATCCAAAGCAGTATTCACAAGCAGATTGAAAGATGCCAATACTCCGAATGGAACTCACCAAATCGGAGCAAGAAATGCGTTTCATTATGCTACAGAGCCTAAACAAACCGATTTGAAAATTTTGGATGTTTTAGCTAAGGCAGGAACCAATCTGAATCATAGGGATGCGGAAGGAAAAACTCCTCTGATGGAAGCAATCCAAAGAAAGAATATATCCGTAGCTCAGAAGCTGATCCAGCTTGGAGCCGACCTTACACTTGCGGATAACCAAGGTAAGACGGCTCTAGATCTGGCAAAAGAATATCATCTGGATGAAATAGAACGGATTTTGACCGAAAAACTTTCTTCCAAGACACAATAA
- a CDS encoding amidase, with translation MSNVKFQFDSYDTIGLTDLIRKKKIQPKELLDFSEAKIERFNPELNAVVLNTIDKAREELRSGKIPKGPFYGIPLLIKDLLHHVKGQKITSGSKAYKNYIASDDSVFVSRLRKAGFLFIGTTNVPEFALMGITEPKFYGPTRNPWDPERTPGGSSGGAGAAVASGMTTIATGSDGGGSIRIPAAYCGLFGLKPTRGRVPVRPYGRVWQGASQDHVLTKSVRDSAAVLDLVSGVGIEEAFSMEKNKTSYLSEAKKSPGKLKIAYSFVSPIGTPVNQDHIDALHDTVKLLKSLGHKLEESSPLIDGKRLAKAYVTMYFGEVASEISHLDKVLGRKARMGDVESTTWILGLLGRSVSAGEFVSAIRYWDEAAYISESFLENYDLYLTPTTAEPPAKIGELAPKLYEEIAMQIIGRIGTGKLLLASGMVDQLVEKNLSRTPFTQLANLTGQPSMSVPLSKTTLGLPIGMLFTSKRGREDLLFRLAGQLEKERPWADIKKA, from the coding sequence ATGAGCAATGTAAAATTCCAATTCGATTCTTATGATACCATCGGGCTTACCGATCTGATCCGAAAAAAGAAGATCCAACCCAAGGAATTATTAGATTTTTCTGAAGCAAAAATAGAAAGATTCAATCCTGAGCTGAACGCCGTTGTTTTGAACACAATCGACAAAGCAAGAGAAGAGTTAAGGTCCGGCAAAATACCTAAAGGACCTTTTTACGGAATTCCACTCCTGATCAAAGATCTACTGCATCATGTGAAGGGACAAAAGATCACTTCAGGCTCTAAGGCGTATAAGAATTATATAGCCTCCGATGATAGCGTTTTTGTCTCAAGACTTAGAAAGGCAGGATTTCTTTTTATAGGTACTACGAATGTTCCCGAGTTCGCCTTAATGGGAATTACGGAGCCTAAGTTTTATGGACCGACCAGAAATCCATGGGATCCGGAAAGAACTCCAGGAGGTTCCAGTGGGGGAGCAGGAGCAGCAGTCGCTTCCGGCATGACAACAATCGCGACAGGTTCGGACGGAGGAGGATCGATCCGGATCCCTGCCGCCTATTGCGGATTATTCGGCTTAAAACCGACAAGAGGAAGAGTTCCAGTCCGCCCGTATGGAAGAGTCTGGCAAGGAGCTTCCCAAGATCATGTACTTACTAAATCGGTCAGAGATAGCGCAGCCGTTTTGGATCTAGTCTCCGGTGTCGGGATAGAAGAAGCTTTTTCGATGGAGAAAAACAAAACTTCCTATCTTTCCGAAGCCAAAAAATCTCCGGGTAAATTAAAAATCGCTTATTCTTTCGTTTCTCCCATCGGAACTCCGGTCAATCAAGATCATATAGACGCGTTACACGACACCGTGAAACTCCTAAAATCATTGGGGCATAAATTAGAGGAAAGTTCCCCTTTGATCGATGGAAAACGTTTAGCAAAAGCGTATGTTACGATGTATTTCGGAGAAGTTGCCTCAGAGATCTCTCATTTAGACAAGGTTTTAGGAAGAAAAGCCAGAATGGGAGATGTGGAATCCACCACTTGGATCCTAGGACTTTTAGGAAGATCGGTTTCGGCCGGAGAATTTGTATCCGCAATCCGATATTGGGATGAGGCGGCTTACATCTCGGAATCTTTCTTAGAAAATTATGATCTGTATCTCACCCCGACCACCGCAGAACCTCCCGCTAAGATCGGAGAACTTGCACCCAAACTATATGAAGAAATTGCGATGCAGATCATAGGTAGAATAGGAACAGGTAAATTACTTTTAGCCAGCGGCATGGTGGATCAACTAGTGGAAAAAAATCTTTCTAGGACTCCATTCACCCAGCTGGCAAATCTAACAGGACAACCTTCCATGTCGGTTCCACTTTCAAAAACGACTCTCGGTCTACCGATCGGAATGTTATTCACTTCCAAAAGAGGAAGAGAAGATCTTCTTTTCAGATTGGCCGGTCAGTTAGAAAAGGAAAGACCATGGGCCGATATTAAAAAGGCCTAA
- a CDS encoding flavin reductase family protein — translation MSFSADEFKNSLSHFASGVTVVTFSDTTRAGGLTVSSFSSLSLDPPLILFNLQKNITSHDPLLASGLFTVNILASDQQEYSNQFASGKIDKHELIQKLACDLGHNGAPFLNGTLARLECELEKQVDGGDHTIVIGRVLFAVSDDSKRPLLYYRRNYYNI, via the coding sequence ATGTCTTTCAGCGCGGACGAATTCAAAAATTCACTCTCTCATTTTGCATCCGGCGTCACCGTGGTGACTTTTTCCGACACGACTAGAGCCGGAGGACTTACAGTCAGCAGTTTTAGTTCACTTTCTTTAGATCCACCTTTAATACTTTTCAATCTCCAAAAGAATATAACAAGTCACGATCCTTTGCTTGCATCAGGTCTTTTCACAGTTAACATTCTAGCTTCCGACCAACAGGAATATTCCAACCAATTCGCTTCCGGAAAAATCGACAAACACGAACTGATCCAAAAATTAGCCTGTGATTTAGGGCATAATGGAGCGCCTTTCCTAAACGGAACATTGGCCAGGTTAGAATGTGAACTGGAAAAACAAGTGGATGGAGGAGATCATACCATAGTGATCGGACGAGTCTTATTCGCCGTATCCGATGACTCCAAAAGACCTCTTTTGTATTACCGTAGGAACTACTACAATATCTGA
- the purL gene encoding phosphoribosylformylglycinamidine synthase subunit PurL: MEKESVSLQDALEHGLTSEEFSKIQEILGRIPNSTELGIFSAMWSEHCSYKNSILQLKTLPTKSDKLLAQAGEENAGAMDIGQGLAVVFKIESHNHPTAVEPYQGAATGVGGIMRDIFTMGARPIVSLNSLRFGNPDEPRNKYLLSRAVKGIGDYGNSLGIAVSGGELFIDECFSKNPLVNAMTVGIVRHDQMASATTGGMVGNAVFIVGSTTGRDGIHGASFASKDLTKESESKRSAVQVGDPFMEKLLMEASLEAIQKKLLVGIQDMGAAGISCATSEMSAKGKSGMKIDLDLVPFRETGMNAYEAMLSESQERMLVIPQKGKEEELIAIFKKWNLNAVQIGEVTDTGLLEVYKDGKLKAKIPADTLVLGGGAPRYVRETKRPTYLDQVSTWTPDSTPDLQENEAGKKLLKLLNSWNISSRKPIIEQYDTEVGLVKLIGPGADGGLSAIPDTDMALATATDCNSRFTYLDPYWGAAFAVCEAARNVAVTGAEPLGVTNNLNFANPYIPENYYMFSECVRGMGDACRFLGLPVTGGNVSFYNESPEGPIFPTPTIGMVGILDKQKEAVWGAPKKAGLSLALIGKFKPSLGGSEYQKTFLGKVEGQIPKFDLADEKSLLEVLVSLRKNADLSFAKDLSLGGIGVALAKIVILSDLGIKADLSAIKQSRKDLTLFGESASSVLIGYEKGKEESIKSLVASKGLDFHSIGTVEPDPKLQVEGYGISITSNELKSVYESGLEEIFR; this comes from the coding sequence ATGGAAAAAGAATCCGTCTCCCTCCAAGACGCTCTCGAACACGGTCTTACCTCAGAAGAATTTAGCAAAATCCAGGAAATCCTAGGCAGAATCCCTAACTCCACAGAACTCGGAATTTTCTCCGCAATGTGGTCGGAGCATTGCTCTTATAAAAATTCTATCCTCCAATTAAAAACTCTTCCTACAAAGTCAGACAAACTTTTGGCTCAAGCGGGAGAGGAGAATGCCGGAGCCATGGACATCGGCCAAGGTTTAGCTGTCGTTTTTAAAATCGAAAGTCATAATCACCCTACCGCAGTGGAACCATACCAAGGTGCAGCCACGGGAGTGGGCGGAATCATGAGAGATATTTTCACCATGGGAGCAAGACCCATCGTATCCTTAAACTCTCTTAGGTTCGGTAACCCGGACGAACCCAGAAATAAGTATTTATTATCCAGAGCAGTCAAAGGGATCGGAGATTACGGTAACTCATTAGGGATCGCAGTCTCAGGAGGAGAACTATTCATAGACGAATGTTTTTCCAAGAACCCTTTGGTGAACGCGATGACCGTTGGGATCGTCAGGCACGACCAAATGGCAAGCGCAACTACCGGAGGAATGGTGGGGAACGCAGTATTCATCGTAGGCTCTACCACAGGAAGAGACGGTATCCACGGTGCATCCTTTGCCTCTAAGGACTTAACCAAAGAGTCCGAGTCGAAACGTTCCGCCGTGCAAGTAGGAGATCCATTCATGGAAAAACTACTGATGGAAGCGTCTCTCGAAGCCATCCAGAAAAAACTTTTGGTCGGTATCCAAGACATGGGTGCTGCCGGAATTTCTTGCGCAACTTCCGAGATGAGCGCAAAAGGAAAATCCGGAATGAAAATCGATCTGGACCTAGTCCCTTTCCGTGAAACCGGAATGAACGCTTACGAGGCAATGCTTTCCGAAAGCCAAGAAAGAATGTTGGTAATCCCACAAAAAGGGAAAGAAGAAGAACTGATCGCTATATTCAAAAAATGGAATCTAAACGCGGTCCAGATCGGAGAAGTCACGGACACAGGTCTATTAGAAGTGTATAAAGACGGAAAACTAAAAGCCAAAATCCCTGCGGACACTTTAGTTTTAGGCGGAGGCGCACCTAGATACGTCAGAGAGACAAAACGTCCTACATATTTGGACCAAGTCTCTACATGGACTCCGGATTCCACTCCCGATCTGCAAGAGAACGAAGCGGGTAAAAAGCTGCTAAAACTATTAAATTCTTGGAATATATCCTCCCGAAAACCGATCATCGAACAATACGATACGGAAGTTGGTCTGGTAAAATTGATCGGGCCTGGAGCCGACGGGGGATTATCCGCTATCCCTGATACCGATATGGCGTTGGCGACCGCAACCGATTGTAATTCCAGATTTACCTATTTGGACCCGTATTGGGGAGCGGCCTTTGCAGTTTGCGAAGCCGCAAGAAACGTAGCAGTCACAGGGGCGGAACCTCTCGGAGTGACTAATAACCTAAATTTTGCAAATCCATATATTCCGGAAAACTATTATATGTTTTCCGAATGTGTCCGAGGGATGGGAGACGCTTGTAGATTTTTAGGGCTCCCCGTCACAGGAGGAAATGTCTCCTTCTATAATGAATCGCCCGAAGGGCCGATTTTTCCTACTCCGACCATAGGTATGGTAGGTATCCTGGACAAACAAAAAGAAGCGGTCTGGGGTGCTCCTAAAAAAGCGGGACTCTCTTTAGCGTTAATCGGTAAATTTAAACCGAGCCTGGGCGGAAGCGAATACCAGAAAACTTTTTTAGGCAAAGTCGAAGGACAAATCCCTAAATTCGATCTTGCCGACGAAAAATCCTTATTAGAGGTTTTAGTCTCTTTGAGAAAGAACGCAGATCTTTCCTTTGCCAAGGATCTTTCCTTAGGAGGGATTGGTGTCGCACTTGCCAAAATCGTAATACTCTCCGACCTCGGGATCAAAGCGGACTTAAGTGCAATCAAACAAAGCAGGAAAGATCTGACACTCTTCGGCGAAAGTGCAAGTTCCGTATTGATCGGTTACGAAAAAGGAAAAGAGGAAAGTATCAAATCATTAGTCGCCTCCAAGGGTTTGGATTTCCATTCCATCGGAACCGTAGAACCCGACCCAAAACTCCAGGTAGAAGGATATGGGATCTCCATCACTTCAAACGAACTTAAATCGGTATATGAATCCGGCTTAGAGGAAATATTCAGATGA
- a CDS encoding leucine-rich repeat domain-containing protein — protein MRTIQKVGIAYLILCAAFIISDCRRSASEILNEAAKNPTSVEKLDLGLGKLGTVPPSLFLFPNLKWLDLRMNELTSLPENAGDWSNLEHLNIYGNDIEKLPGSVSKLSKLRFFFAGNNDFEGIPAELTGTSVEAIYLDSNKIEFKESDIDILMGFPKLEVLDLARNRKIGSFPKNLGFLASHPKLRLLILKETGLKPSQIESARKLLPKVKIEF, from the coding sequence ATGAGAACCATTCAGAAAGTCGGCATCGCTTATTTAATTCTTTGCGCTGCGTTTATCATTTCCGATTGCAGGCGTTCCGCTTCCGAAATTTTAAACGAAGCGGCAAAAAACCCAACCTCGGTAGAAAAATTAGATCTGGGGTTAGGCAAACTTGGAACGGTTCCTCCTTCCCTATTCCTTTTCCCTAACCTGAAATGGTTGGACCTGAGAATGAACGAACTTACTTCTCTACCGGAAAATGCCGGGGACTGGAGTAATTTAGAACATTTAAATATATATGGGAACGATATAGAAAAGCTACCCGGGTCCGTTTCTAAACTTTCCAAACTCAGATTTTTTTTCGCGGGAAATAACGATTTCGAGGGAATTCCAGCAGAACTGACCGGAACTTCCGTCGAAGCCATCTATTTAGATTCGAATAAGATCGAATTCAAGGAATCCGATATAGATATCTTAATGGGATTTCCAAAACTAGAAGTTTTGGATCTGGCAAGGAACAGAAAAATCGGATCATTCCCTAAAAACTTGGGATTTTTGGCTAGCCATCCTAAACTAAGACTGCTGATCTTAAAAGAGACAGGGTTAAAACCGTCTCAAATAGAATCCGCAAGAAAACTTCTCCCTAAAGTGAAGATAGAATTTTAA
- the ileS gene encoding isoleucine--tRNA ligase gives MKEEDKKNPYSNTVILPQTDFPMKAGLSTREPDQIKTWQSEKILRKMQEKRKGRPEFILHDGPPYANGNFHTGHALNKILKDMIVKSKFFAGYQTDMIPGWDCHGLPIEVQVLKNLGKKAREIGPEELRKLCREYAEQYVQKQGQDLSRFLCFWEEGKIYKTMSPDFEAKIVEVFGDLFEKGYVYRGKKPVYWCIELATAHAEAEIEYYPHKSPSIYVKFPIKGQSGKFCLIWTTTPWTLPANLAISFNPKFAYSFYATPDGEELLIADGLKEAVEKAAEVQLNKKDPVSQETLSKMVFRHPFLDQDSIPLFGEHVTLDAGTGAVHTAPGHGQDDYKIGLAAGLEPYSPVDDYGRYTDEFPMMKGIKVWDANPKIVELLKEKNLLLHYSEFEHSYPHSWRSKKPLIFRATPQWFFQIDYKELREKSLEAIDKVSWVPNWGITRIRSMVETRPDWCLSRQRNWGVPIPAFTCENCNETHLDAKSVKFFTDLVRTKGIEIWYSEPADSLLPPGTKCSKCGSSSFRKGKDILDVWFDSGVSNFAVLKERGQEPPADLYLEGSDQHRGWFQSSLWPSMALRGIPPYKSVLTHGYVLDEQGRAMSKSLGNGIDPTTDIINVYGADILRLWVSSQDFRDDVRVGKDGLKIIADNYRKIRNTFRYLLGNLAGHSSDQNLGVSDLEEVDKYYLSKLAQLSEELKNHYENYQFHQVYQKLLLFCTVTLSQDYFEMIRDRMYCDRRDSKTRRSSCTALQIVLETLCIFSAPILSFTTEEVWKENGKKESIFTEEFPDLSSLRNKELETKFEEVLAARETVHKSLELARQAGKLGKSLEAAVEISPKAENKLQKDFSLETLELIFTVSQVGFEKTDREQLSEYSDEHFSVRVLKPKEEECPRCWRHPAEERQNGLCKRCAAAV, from the coding sequence ATGAAAGAAGAAGATAAAAAGAATCCATATTCAAATACCGTAATACTACCTCAAACGGATTTTCCGATGAAGGCCGGACTTTCCACTAGAGAGCCTGACCAGATCAAAACCTGGCAGTCGGAAAAAATCCTTCGCAAAATGCAGGAAAAAAGAAAGGGGCGTCCGGAGTTCATTCTTCATGACGGACCTCCTTATGCAAACGGGAATTTTCACACAGGACATGCACTCAACAAGATCCTAAAGGACATGATCGTTAAGTCCAAATTTTTCGCAGGTTACCAAACGGATATGATCCCGGGTTGGGATTGCCATGGACTTCCGATCGAAGTGCAAGTCCTCAAAAACCTGGGCAAAAAGGCGAGAGAGATCGGCCCGGAAGAATTAAGAAAACTTTGTAGAGAATATGCGGAACAATACGTTCAAAAACAAGGACAGGACCTTTCCCGTTTCTTATGTTTTTGGGAAGAAGGTAAGATCTACAAAACCATGAGCCCCGATTTCGAGGCAAAGATCGTAGAAGTATTCGGAGATCTATTCGAAAAAGGTTATGTATATCGCGGCAAAAAACCCGTTTATTGGTGTATCGAACTAGCGACCGCTCATGCGGAAGCGGAGATAGAATACTACCCTCATAAATCTCCTTCCATCTATGTTAAATTCCCGATCAAAGGACAATCCGGAAAATTCTGTCTGATCTGGACCACTACTCCTTGGACCCTTCCTGCAAATTTAGCAATTAGCTTTAATCCGAAATTCGCATATTCCTTTTATGCGACTCCTGACGGAGAGGAGCTACTCATCGCCGACGGACTTAAAGAGGCGGTAGAAAAAGCCGCAGAAGTCCAACTTAACAAGAAAGACCCCGTCTCCCAAGAAACACTTTCAAAAATGGTATTTCGCCATCCTTTCTTAGATCAAGATTCCATTCCTCTTTTCGGAGAACATGTGACTCTGGATGCAGGAACCGGAGCCGTTCATACGGCACCTGGTCATGGGCAGGACGACTATAAGATCGGATTGGCTGCAGGTTTAGAACCTTATTCTCCTGTAGACGATTACGGTAGATATACTGACGAATTCCCGATGATGAAAGGGATCAAAGTCTGGGATGCAAATCCTAAGATCGTGGAATTGCTGAAAGAAAAAAATCTACTTCTTCATTATTCCGAATTCGAACACAGTTACCCTCATAGCTGGAGAAGTAAAAAGCCCCTGATCTTCCGTGCAACTCCACAATGGTTTTTCCAAATAGATTATAAAGAGCTAAGAGAGAAATCCCTAGAGGCGATCGATAAAGTAAGCTGGGTCCCGAACTGGGGAATTACCAGGATCCGCTCCATGGTAGAAACTAGACCTGACTGGTGTCTTTCCAGACAAAGAAACTGGGGAGTCCCAATCCCGGCATTCACTTGCGAAAATTGTAATGAAACCCATTTAGATGCAAAATCCGTAAAGTTCTTCACCGATCTTGTAAGAACCAAAGGAATCGAGATCTGGTATAGCGAACCTGCGGATTCGCTCCTTCCTCCCGGAACAAAATGTTCCAAATGTGGATCTTCTTCCTTTAGAAAAGGAAAAGATATCTTAGATGTTTGGTTCGATTCCGGAGTTTCCAACTTTGCGGTCCTAAAAGAAAGAGGCCAGGAACCTCCGGCGGATCTTTATTTAGAAGGTTCCGACCAACATAGAGGTTGGTTCCAATCCAGCCTTTGGCCTTCCATGGCATTACGCGGAATTCCACCTTACAAATCCGTTCTCACTCACGGATATGTTTTGGACGAGCAAGGAAGGGCCATGTCCAAATCTTTGGGCAATGGAATAGATCCAACAACGGATATCATCAACGTATACGGAGCGGATATACTCAGACTTTGGGTCAGCTCTCAGGATTTCAGAGACGATGTAAGAGTCGGAAAAGATGGACTCAAGATCATCGCCGATAATTACAGAAAGATCCGAAACACATTCAGATATCTATTAGGAAATTTGGCGGGGCATTCTTCGGACCAAAACCTCGGCGTTTCCGATCTGGAAGAAGTGGACAAATATTATCTCTCTAAACTGGCACAACTCTCGGAAGAACTCAAAAACCATTACGAGAATTACCAGTTTCACCAAGTATATCAAAAACTTCTTTTATTCTGTACGGTAACACTTTCCCAAGATTATTTCGAAATGATCCGTGATAGAATGTACTGCGATCGTAGAGATTCCAAAACCAGAAGATCTTCCTGTACGGCACTTCAAATCGTATTAGAAACTCTTTGTATATTCTCCGCTCCTATCTTAAGTTTTACCACGGAAGAAGTTTGGAAAGAGAACGGCAAAAAAGAATCCATCTTTACGGAAGAATTCCCGGATCTTTCTTCTTTAAGAAACAAGGAACTTGAGACCAAATTCGAAGAAGTATTGGCAGCAAGAGAAACGGTGCATAAGTCCTTGGAGTTAGCAAGACAGGCAGGAAAATTAGGAAAATCCCTGGAAGCCGCAGTCGAAATTTCTCCTAAAGCGGAGAATAAACTCCAAAAAGATTTCTCTTTAGAAACTTTGGAGCTGATCTTCACCGTTTCTCAAGTAGGTTTTGAAAAAACGGACAGAGAACAATTGTCGGAATACTCGGACGAACATTTCTCGGTTAGAGTACTAAAACCGAAGGAAGAAGAATGCCCTCGTTGTTGGAGACATCCTGCGGAAGAAAGACAGAACGGACTTTGTAAACGTTGTGCGGCAGCCGTCTAA